Proteins encoded by one window of Deinococcus multiflagellatus:
- the tyrS gene encoding tyrosine--tRNA ligase, with protein sequence MNEIRRNVPVDEQLQILRRGVVDLVSEDDLRRKLEKGAPLRVKLGADPTRPDLHLGHAVILRKMRQFQDLGHKVIMLIGDFTAMIGDPSGKSKTRPPLTLEQTRQNAGSYLEQCRLILRDDPEVLEIRYNGEWLEPMGYADVIRLASRYTVARIMERDDFKKRFEGGVPIAMHELLYPLTQGYDSVALEADVELGGTDQLFNNLVGRALQRDYAQEPQVVMTLPLLVGLDGAEKMSKSLDNYIGLTDEPHAMFAGLMKVPDPLLDNYFTLLTDLSRERIDELLAGHPVAAHRELAREVVRALHPGADLDAAEARFKAVAKGGIPENLPEVAVPMGELNEEGRISLAKLVVLAGLEPSNGAARKLMQNRGLKLNGEPFTDPQGTLTRDQLSAEGGAVLQKGKDKFARLRLGS encoded by the coding sequence ATGAACGAAATTCGGCGGAATGTACCGGTAGACGAGCAACTGCAGATCCTGAGGCGCGGCGTGGTGGACCTGGTGTCTGAAGACGACCTGCGCCGCAAGCTGGAAAAGGGCGCGCCCCTGCGCGTGAAGCTGGGCGCCGACCCCACCCGCCCAGACCTGCACCTGGGCCACGCGGTGATTCTGCGCAAGATGCGGCAGTTTCAGGACCTGGGCCACAAGGTGATCATGCTGATCGGCGACTTTACCGCCATGATCGGCGACCCCAGCGGCAAGAGCAAAACCCGCCCGCCCCTGACCCTGGAACAGACCCGCCAGAACGCGGGCAGCTACCTGGAACAGTGCCGCCTGATCCTGCGCGATGACCCCGAGGTGCTGGAAATCCGCTACAACGGCGAGTGGCTGGAACCCATGGGCTACGCCGACGTGATCCGGCTGGCCAGCCGCTACACGGTGGCGCGCATCATGGAGCGCGACGACTTCAAGAAGCGCTTTGAAGGTGGCGTGCCCATCGCCATGCACGAACTGCTCTACCCGCTGACCCAGGGCTACGATTCCGTGGCGCTGGAAGCGGATGTGGAGTTGGGCGGCACAGACCAGCTGTTCAACAACCTCGTGGGCCGGGCGCTGCAGCGCGACTACGCCCAGGAGCCCCAGGTGGTCATGACGCTGCCGCTGCTGGTGGGCCTGGACGGCGCAGAGAAGATGTCCAAGAGCCTGGACAACTACATTGGCCTCACCGACGAGCCGCACGCCATGTTCGCGGGGCTGATGAAGGTGCCCGATCCTCTGCTGGACAACTACTTCACCCTGCTGACCGACCTGAGCCGCGAGCGCATTGATGAGCTGCTGGCCGGTCACCCGGTGGCCGCCCACCGCGAACTGGCCCGCGAAGTGGTGCGCGCCCTTCACCCTGGAGCCGATCTGGACGCCGCCGAGGCCCGCTTCAAGGCCGTGGCCAAGGGCGGTATTCCCGAAAACCTTCCCGAAGTGGCCGTGCCAATGGGCGAGCTGAACGAGGAAGGCCGCATCAGCCTTGCCAAACTGGTGGTGTTGGCCGGGCTGGAACCCAGCAACGGCGCCGCGCGCAAACTCATGCAGAATCGGGGCCTGAAGCTCAACGGCGAGCCCTTCACCGACCCCCAGGGCACCCTGACCCGGGACCAGCTGTCTGCCGAGGGCGGCGCGGTGCTTCAGAAGGGCAAAGACAAGTTCGCGCGCCTGCGCCTGGGGTCCTAG
- the pyk gene encoding pyruvate kinase — translation MKDIDRATKIVATVGPASRSPEVLGRMIDAGMNVVRMNFSHGDREDHRQTVQMVRELAEKKGVAIGILQDLQGPKIRVGRFKEGSVTLSPGDTFTITMDDIEGDAERVSSTYKGLVHDVQPGMALLLDDGNMALQVDSVRGQDVITKVVIGGVLKNNKGINVPEADLSVPALSEKDVQDMEFGAELGVDWVALSFVRSRDDLLLARHYLSRFGSRAKLMAKIEKPQAVDRFDDILKEVDGIMVARGDLGVEMRPEQVPTIQKRLIRLCREVGKPVITATQMLESMINLPRPTRAEASDVANAIYDGTDAVMLSAESAAGLYPVESVAMMARIAHEAEDSEHYKMLQRQLVIDTELAQDAIAYAACNIGEKLDSPAIVTFTSTGGAASRIAKNRPPLAILALTPNEQTRNQLALVWGVVPVLSEDPRNTDDMVRIANDELRRSRLADVGDRYVITAGVPFGVRGTTNMLRVERLREDQLRF, via the coding sequence ATGAAAGACATTGACCGCGCCACCAAGATCGTGGCGACCGTGGGTCCCGCCAGCCGCTCGCCCGAGGTGCTGGGCCGCATGATTGACGCGGGCATGAACGTGGTGCGCATGAATTTCAGCCACGGTGACCGCGAAGACCACCGCCAGACAGTGCAGATGGTGCGCGAACTGGCCGAGAAAAAGGGCGTGGCGATTGGCATCCTGCAGGACCTGCAGGGCCCCAAGATCCGCGTGGGCCGCTTCAAGGAAGGCTCAGTCACCCTGAGCCCCGGCGACACCTTCACCATCACCATGGACGACATTGAGGGCGACGCCGAGCGGGTGTCGAGCACCTACAAGGGCCTCGTGCATGACGTGCAGCCGGGCATGGCGCTGCTGCTGGATGACGGCAACATGGCGTTGCAGGTGGACAGTGTGCGCGGCCAGGACGTGATCACCAAGGTGGTCATCGGCGGCGTGCTGAAGAACAACAAGGGCATCAACGTGCCCGAAGCCGACCTGAGCGTGCCCGCCCTGTCTGAAAAGGACGTGCAGGACATGGAGTTCGGCGCCGAGCTGGGCGTGGACTGGGTGGCCCTGAGCTTCGTGCGTTCGCGCGACGACCTGCTGCTGGCCCGGCACTACCTGTCGCGCTTTGGCAGCCGCGCCAAGCTGATGGCCAAGATTGAAAAGCCTCAGGCCGTGGACCGCTTTGACGACATCCTGAAGGAAGTGGACGGCATCATGGTGGCGCGCGGCGACCTGGGCGTGGAGATGCGCCCCGAGCAGGTGCCCACCATCCAGAAGCGCCTGATCCGCCTGTGCCGTGAAGTGGGCAAGCCGGTGATCACCGCCACCCAGATGCTGGAGAGCATGATCAACCTGCCCCGCCCCACCCGCGCCGAGGCCTCGGACGTGGCGAACGCCATCTACGACGGCACCGACGCCGTGATGCTCTCGGCAGAGTCGGCGGCGGGCCTGTACCCGGTGGAATCGGTGGCCATGATGGCCCGCATTGCCCACGAGGCCGAAGACAGCGAGCACTACAAGATGCTGCAGCGCCAGCTGGTCATCGACACCGAACTGGCCCAGGACGCCATTGCCTACGCGGCCTGCAACATTGGCGAGAAGCTGGATTCGCCCGCCATCGTGACCTTTACCAGCACCGGCGGCGCGGCCTCGCGCATTGCCAAGAACCGCCCCCCGCTGGCGATCCTGGCCCTGACCCCCAACGAACAGACCCGCAACCAGCTGGCCCTGGTGTGGGGCGTGGTGCCGGTACTCAGCGAAGACCCCCGCAACACCGACGACATGGTGCGCATTGCCAACGACGAACTGCGCCGCAGTCGGCTGGCCGATGTGGGTGACCGCTACGTGATCACGGCGGGCGTGCCCTTCGGCGTGCGCGGCACCACCAACATGCTCCGTGTGGAGCGCCTGCGCGAAGACCAGCTGCGCTTCTGA